The uncultured Bacteroides sp. genome includes the window CGATTTTTTCTAAGTGTAAGCGAGCTACTTCTTCATCTAAATGCTTGGGTAAGCGATAAACGTCGGTTTCATATTTCTTATTGAATAGCTCTATTTGCGCTAATGTTTGATTGGTAAAAGAATTACTCATAACAAATGACGGGTGCCCGGTGGCACATCCCAAATTGACTAGACGACCGTCTGCCAAGAGAATAATGCTATGCCCGTCGGGGAAGAAATATCGATCTACTTGTGGTTTGATATTAACACATTTAATGCCGTTATAGTGCTTCAATGCCTCCACTTGTATTTCATTGTCGAAGTGCCCGATGTTGCACACAATGGCTTGATCTTTCATCTTCTCCATGTGGTCGATGCGAATAATGTCTATATTACCTGTGGTGGTGACGAATATATTTCCTTCGGTACAGGCTTCTTCCATGGTTACCACTTCAAATCCTTCCATGGCAGCTTGTAGTGCACAGATAGGATCGACTTCGGTAACTAATACACGTGCGCCGTATGAACGCATGGAGTGAGAGCAACCTTTACCAACGTCTCCATAGCCGCAGATAACAACTACTTTACCGGCAATCATTACGTCCGTCGCACGTTTAATGCCGTCGGCCAATGATTCGCGACAACCGTACAGGTTGTCGAATTTCGATTTGGTAACCGAGTCGTTTACGTTGAAGGCGGGAAATAACAACTTGCCTTCTTCTTTCATCTGGTATAAACGGTGGACGCCTGTGGTCGTTTCTTCAGATACACCACGCATTTCGGAGGCAACCCTGTGCCAGCGGTCTTTATCTTGTGCCAATACTTTTTTTAAGATGGCATTTAGTTCTATTTCATCTTCCGCATGCACCTCTTTGTCCAAGGCTGAGGCCTCTTTTTCGGCTTCATATCCTACGTGAATCATCATTGTAGCATCTCCGCCATCGTCAACAATAACGCTGGGGCCTTTTCCGTCAGTGAAATTTAGTGCCTGAAGTGTGCACCACCAGTATTCTGAAAGTGTTTCGCCTTTCCAGGCAAATACAGGTACGCCGGATGTTGCTATGGCAGCGGCAGCATGGTCTTGAGTGGAGTAGATGTTGCAAGAACACCAACGCACCTCAGCACCCAGTGCTACAAGGGTTTCTATCAGTACTGCTGTTTGGATTGTCATGTGCAAAGAGCCCATGATTCGTGCTCCCTTAAGTGGTTTAGATTCTCCATACTTTTCGCGAAGAGCCATAAGGCCGGGCATTTCTTTTTCTGCCAGATCGATTTCCTTGCGACCAAAGTCGGCAAGTGTAATATCTGCCACTTTGTAGGGCAGGGTAGAGAATAATTCTGAAGACATACTATAATTTGTTTAATAATAACTGGTACAAAGATAGAATATTCTGAACAGTGGGGCAAAAGAGGCACTCATTTTTTATAAATAATAACTTCAGGTGAGAGTTGAAGGCACTGAACAAAAACGAATGAGGCTACTAATGTTATTTTTTTTTGCGGCAAATAAGTGTCAGATAATCTCTACCCCCTGTTCTTTGCAGAGTTGCACTCCAATGTCTTTGAGTTTGAATTTTTGAATTTTGCCGCTTCCTGTCATTGGAAATTCGTTGACGAAAAAGACGTGTTTGGGGATTTTGTAGCGTGATATCTTGTTTCTACAGAAATCACGTACATCATCTTCTGTCAACTTAGCCCGTTCTTTTAAAATGATAAAAGCTCCTACTACTTCGCCATATTTCGGAGAAGGTATGCCGGCTACTTGAACGTCTTTTATACCATCGAGTTTATACAAAAATTCTTCTATCTCACGTGGGTAAATATTCTCTCCTCCGCGGATAATCATGTCTTTAATGCGTCCGGTGATGCGGTAGTTGCCTTCTTCATCCATAGTGCCGAGATCTCCGGAATGCAGATATCCGTTTTCATCCATCGCATCTGCGGTAGCCTGCGCATTTTTATAATATCCTTTCATTGTATTATAGCCACGATTACACATTTCTCCTTGTGTGCCCACCGGGCATTCCTTGCCTGTTTCAGGGTCAATCACTTTTACTTCTGTAAATTCAAAGTTGCGCCCCACGGTGTTACAGCGAATTTCAAAAGAATCGTCAATGCGGGTGGCTGTCATTCCGGGTGAAGCTTCGGTGAGCCCGTATACGCTCGTTACTTTCATATACATTTTTTCTTCTACCTGCTTCATTAATTCTACAGGGCAGAGAGATCCGGCCATGATGCCGGTACGAAGGCTTGATACGTCAAACAAATCAAACATGGGGTGATGTAATTCGGCTATAAACATAGTGGGCACTCCATAGATGGCGGTGCATCGTTCTTTGTGAACAGAAGCCAAGACTATTATCGGGTCGAAACGTTCTATCATTACTTGTGTACACCCATGAGTGAGGCAATTCATTGTGGCGAGTACTACCCCAAAACAATGGAATAATGGTACACAGCAGCAAAGTTTGTCTTCAGAAGTAAATTTCATGTGTTCACCGGTTAAGTAGCCGTTGTTGGCAATGTTATGGTGGCTTAACATAACCCCTTTAGGAAATCCTGTTGTGCCTGATGTATACTGCATATTTACTACATCGTGGCAGTTAACCTTATTTTTTAACTTGGCTAATTTCCTCTCTTTAACCATGCTGCTTAGTAATAATATTTCGGCAGTATTATACATGCCTCTATGTTTCTCTTGCCCAATGTATATTACGTTTCTCATGTGTGGGAACCGTTCGCTTTTTAAGTGACCGCGTTCACAATGTTTTAACTCCGGTAGCATGGTGTAAACCATTTGTACAAAGTCGCTGTCTTTTTCACCGTTCACGATGCAAAGTGTATGCATGTCCGAATTCTCACAGAGATATTCCAGTTCTGTCTGTTTGTAGCTGGTATTTACAGTTACATAGACTGCCCCTATTTTGGCACAAGCGTAAAGTAATGTTAGCCAATCGGGTACATTGGCTGCCCATATGCCCACATGCATTCCGTTCTCTATGCCAATGGCTATAAGGCCTTTTGCCATTTCATCTACCCGTTTATTGAACTCTTTCCATGTAAATCGAAGGTTACGGTCAGAGTATACAATATATTCTTTGTTTGGTGTTTCCTGCGCCCAATGTTCTAACCATTGCCCCAGTGTTCTTTCTGATAATTGCATGTTTCTATGTAGCTGTAATTTCTTTTGTAATTTATACAGGTGTGTAGATTACTGCCAATATTTTGGCTGCTTGTCCTTCAAAAGCATGTACGTGGTGAGGAACGATAGAGTCATAATAAATGCTATCTCCCTCTTCAAGAATATAGGTATTTTTCCCATAACTGATTTCCATGGTACCTTCCATCACCATAATAAATTCTTCTCCTTCGTGAGAGGAGAGTATAAAATCGCTATCTTTTGTAGGGGCCACATCTATCATGAAAGGCTCCATGTGGCGGTCTGCTTTCGAACTGGATAGTGAGTGATATTCCATGTGCCTGCGAGAATGGATGGCATTGTTTGAAAAGCTGATTGTTTCTTTGGCTTCTTGTTTGCGGCATAAAACAGGACCGGTTTCCTCCTGGTCGTCTAGAAAAGTGCCCAATCTTACACCAAGTACGCGGGCTATTTTTATGAGTGGTGCCAGCGATGGGATATCTATATTATTTTCTATGCGCCCTATTTGCTCAATGGCCAAGCCGGAACGCTGGGCTAGTTCTTCTATCGTGATTGTTTGACTTTCACGGAGTGATTTTATTTTCTCTCCGACAATTTTTGTTGTATCCATACATTGGTTGTATTTTTCATGCCAAAGGCAATATTTTATTCGGGCAAAAATAATAAAATCTTCATTGCAGAACAATAGTAAACAGATAAAATGCAAGCTTAACCGGGTTATAAATAAAAAAACAGTAAAACAGTATATAAAAAAGGAGCAACACACGAAGTAATGTCTTGGAACGGAAAGGATGAAGATATTACGTCGTGCATTGGTTGTAAAAGCATTTTTAACTTAGTTAAAAATGCTTTTCTTCTTTAAGTTATGAACTATAGTTCATTATATTTGCATTAATTATTTGAATATTTTATTATGACTAGACCTAAATCGATAAGAAAAATAGCAAGAATGCCTACTATCTCAGGCTTTAAACCTTATGGAGCTTCTACAACTACGAAGAAAAGCGATTCGGTTTTTTTGCTATACGAGGAGTATGAAGTGTTGCGTTTATGCGATTATGAAAAATATAATCAACTCGATGCTTCCGGACTTATGGGAGTGTCTCGGCCTACTTTAACCCGTATTTATACTTCTGCTAAAGAAAAAATGGCTTTGGCATTGGTGGAAGGGCGACGGATTATTATTGAAGGCGGAAAGGTTTCGCTTGATAGTGAATGGTTTCACTGTGGAGCTTGTGGTTGTTATTTTAATCGAATTGATGATTCGCTTACCGAAAAAGAGTGTGCCTTGTGTGGTAGTCTTAATGTGGGTAGTTTTACTAACGAAGGTGAAAGCGCTTTGCTTGGAATTGTCGCTGTACATTGCGGTCGTGGCAAATGCCAGGAGCGGGGAGGCAAAAGACGCAGGCGTTATTGTGAAAATGAGGACTGATTATTTATTAATAATATAAGGAATGGTGTATGAAGATAGCTATAACAAGTACAAGTAACACCCTTAAAGGACAGTTGGACTCTCGTTTTGCTCGTTGCTCTTATTTTGTAATTTATGATACGGAGACCAGGCACTCTGAAATAGTGATAAACCCCAATAAAGACGTAGAGGAGGGTGCAGGGCCTGCTGCTGTGCGGTTTATAGCTTCCTATGGAGTAAGTAAAGTGGTGTCAGGAGAGTTTGGCATGAAGATAAAATCATTGTTGCTTGATTTGAAGATACAAATGATCATGATAAAAGAGGCAAAAAGTATTCGGGAAATTATTGAATTATTAAATCATTAGGTTAAAAAATATGCCTGAAAGAAAGTATACTGTGCTTGGATTAAGGAGCATAGAGACGGAAAACAAATAAAAAAGGAGAATAAAGAATGTTAAATCAAAAAATTGCTATCCCTGTAGAAGCAGGAATGTTATGTGCTCATTTTGGGCATTGTGAGGCTTTTTACATGGCCGATGTTGAAAACGGACAGATTGTGAAGGAAACTATGGTCGTTCCTCCGGTTCACGAACCGGGGCTTTATCCTGCTTGGGTGGGGAGCCATGGAATAAAAATGGTAATTGCAGGTGGTATGGGAGAAAAAGCTAAAGCTCTTTTCAACAAAGAAGGTATCGAGGTTTACTTGGGTGTTCCCAAGAAAACGCCTAAAGAGCTGGTGGAGGATTTTATTAGTGATTCATTGAAAACCGGGGTCAATAGCTGTGACCATAAGTAAGGTAGTTATTGTAAAAAGTGGAAGTGCAATAGGAAAAACGTTTGTGGCGATGAATCATTTCTCGTTTTTATAATTTTTTACAATAAAAGATCAATTTAGAGGCGTCTAATTCCCTTTGCAAAGAAAACAGGTTTTCTTTGCAAAGGGGACGGGTTTTCTTTGCAAAGAAAGTTGGTTCCCTTTCAAACCTTGTCTGAAGCCTTTTAAACAGTGTTTATAAATATTTACTAAGTGAGTTGAAGTCAATATGATAGGCCATCCTGTCGGCAAAAAGATAAGTAAATATGGATATAAAAAAGCCACCCTTCTTTATGGAGGATGGCTTTTTTTAAGTCTCTGCTCAAAAGTAATTGCTTACTTTCTAAGACCAAGAGTTTTGATGATGGCGCGGTATCTTTCGATATCTTTATCCATCAGGTAGTTAAGCAATCCACGACGCTTCCCTACCAACATGGTCAAGGCTCTTTCTGTGCTATAATCTTTTCTGTTGAGCTTCATGTGCTCAGTCAGGTGAGAAATACGGTAGGAAAACAATGCTATCTGGGCCTCAGATGAGCCAGTATCAGAGTTAGACTTTCCGTACTTTTCAAAGATTTCTGTTTTCTTTGCTGGATCTAAATACATAATTCTTAGATTTTTTAAATATATAAAATATTCTTTGAGCGTGCAAAGATAGATATTATTTTTTAGTTCACAATGATTTGTAATCCAATTTTCGTACCTTTGCGCACAAATAATAGGTATATATGCAAAATATTAGAAACATTGCAATTATTGCCCATGTGGATCATGGGAAAACAACACTTGTTGATAAAATGCTTTTGGCCGGACATTTGTTCCGTGACAATCAGACAAGTGGAGAGTTGATTCTCGATAACAATGATTTGGAACGTGAACGAGGGATAACGATTCTCTCTAAAAATGTTTCCATTAATTATAAGGGAACTAAGATTAATATTATCGATACTCCGGGGCACAGCGACTTTGGTGGAGAGGTTGAACGAGTACTGAATATGGCCGATGGTTGTATTTTACTTGTTGACGCTTTTGAAGGGCCAATGCCTCAAACTCGCTTTGTATTGCAAAAAGCGTTGCAGATAGGGCTGAAACCTATCGTTGTTATTAATAAGGTAGACAAGGCTAATTGTCGTCCTAATGAAGTGCATGAGATGGTGTTCGATTTGATGTTCAGTCTGGATGCGACAGAAAATCAATTGGATTTTGCTACTATTTATGGTTCGGCAAAGAACGGCTGGATGAGTGAGGATTGGCAAAAACCTACGGATAATATTAT containing:
- a CDS encoding NifB/NifX family molybdenum-iron cluster-binding protein, whose protein sequence is MLNQKIAIPVEAGMLCAHFGHCEAFYMADVENGQIVKETMVVPPVHEPGLYPAWVGSHGIKMVIAGGMGEKAKALFNKEGIEVYLGVPKKTPKELVEDFISDSLKTGVNSCDHK
- a CDS encoding XRE family transcriptional regulator, which codes for MDTTKIVGEKIKSLRESQTITIEELAQRSGLAIEQIGRIENNIDIPSLAPLIKIARVLGVRLGTFLDDQEETGPVLCRKQEAKETISFSNNAIHSRRHMEYHSLSSSKADRHMEPFMIDVAPTKDSDFILSSHEGEEFIMVMEGTMEISYGKNTYILEEGDSIYYDSIVPHHVHAFEGQAAKILAVIYTPV
- a CDS encoding DUF134 domain-containing protein, whose protein sequence is MTRPKSIRKIARMPTISGFKPYGASTTTKKSDSVFLLYEEYEVLRLCDYEKYNQLDASGLMGVSRPTLTRIYTSAKEKMALALVEGRRIIIEGGKVSLDSEWFHCGACGCYFNRIDDSLTEKECALCGSLNVGSFTNEGESALLGIVAVHCGRGKCQERGGKRRRRYCENED
- a CDS encoding NifB/NifX family molybdenum-iron cluster-binding protein, whose amino-acid sequence is MKIAITSTSNTLKGQLDSRFARCSYFVIYDTETRHSEIVINPNKDVEEGAGPAAVRFIASYGVSKVVSGEFGMKIKSLLLDLKIQMIMIKEAKSIREIIELLNH
- a CDS encoding AMP-binding protein; amino-acid sequence: MQLSERTLGQWLEHWAQETPNKEYIVYSDRNLRFTWKEFNKRVDEMAKGLIAIGIENGMHVGIWAANVPDWLTLLYACAKIGAVYVTVNTSYKQTELEYLCENSDMHTLCIVNGEKDSDFVQMVYTMLPELKHCERGHLKSERFPHMRNVIYIGQEKHRGMYNTAEILLLSSMVKERKLAKLKNKVNCHDVVNMQYTSGTTGFPKGVMLSHHNIANNGYLTGEHMKFTSEDKLCCCVPLFHCFGVVLATMNCLTHGCTQVMIERFDPIIVLASVHKERCTAIYGVPTMFIAELHHPMFDLFDVSSLRTGIMAGSLCPVELMKQVEEKMYMKVTSVYGLTEASPGMTATRIDDSFEIRCNTVGRNFEFTEVKVIDPETGKECPVGTQGEMCNRGYNTMKGYYKNAQATADAMDENGYLHSGDLGTMDEEGNYRITGRIKDMIIRGGENIYPREIEEFLYKLDGIKDVQVAGIPSPKYGEVVGAFIILKERAKLTEDDVRDFCRNKISRYKIPKHVFFVNEFPMTGSGKIQKFKLKDIGVQLCKEQGVEII
- the ahcY gene encoding adenosylhomocysteinase; this translates as MSSELFSTLPYKVADITLADFGRKEIDLAEKEMPGLMALREKYGESKPLKGARIMGSLHMTIQTAVLIETLVALGAEVRWCSCNIYSTQDHAAAAIATSGVPVFAWKGETLSEYWWCTLQALNFTDGKGPSVIVDDGGDATMMIHVGYEAEKEASALDKEVHAEDEIELNAILKKVLAQDKDRWHRVASEMRGVSEETTTGVHRLYQMKEEGKLLFPAFNVNDSVTKSKFDNLYGCRESLADGIKRATDVMIAGKVVVICGYGDVGKGCSHSMRSYGARVLVTEVDPICALQAAMEGFEVVTMEEACTEGNIFVTTTGNIDIIRIDHMEKMKDQAIVCNIGHFDNEIQVEALKHYNGIKCVNIKPQVDRYFFPDGHSIILLADGRLVNLGCATGHPSFVMSNSFTNQTLAQIELFNKKYETDVYRLPKHLDEEVARLHLEKIGVKLTKLTTEQASYIGVSVDGPYKAEHYRY
- the rpsO gene encoding 30S ribosomal protein S15, translating into MYLDPAKKTEIFEKYGKSNSDTGSSEAQIALFSYRISHLTEHMKLNRKDYSTERALTMLVGKRRGLLNYLMDKDIERYRAIIKTLGLRK